In Cloacibacterium caeni, a single window of DNA contains:
- a CDS encoding efflux RND transporter permease subunit codes for MKTNWFKNIFRKKDKEKDSYVKIPEDIRLKIIEKSSLQVSRGVFFSTVIIVVSFLPVFMLTGQEGKLFHPLAYTKTFILIVDAILVLTLAPVLISFFMKGKFKDDNKNPINRGLERIYEPLIRWCMKWKKTTLGINILALLISIPMIMNLGREFMPPLDEGSLLFMPVTLPDISNSEAKRLLQVQDKIIKGIPEVDHVLGKAGRANTATDNSPISMIETIILLKPQSEWREGKTKDDLINELNAKLQIPGVTNGWTMPISNRINMLSTGIRTDVGVKVYGQNLDSIAVLSEKIKKELTGIEGIKDMYVEPITGGKYVDIQVKREEIGRYGLSVDDVNAVVESALGGMKLTTTVEGRQRFSVNARYGQDFRNNVESLRRLPMQTMEFGSIPLSAVADIRLTEGPPMINSENAMLRGTVLFNVRDRDLGSTVAEAQKKLNSMVTKMPKGYFVEWSGQYENLIRGEQTLKMIMPLVLIVIFLSMYFAFNSYREAFFNLISIPFALIGGVFMISIWGVNLSVAVAVGFIALFGLAVETGIVMVIYLNDAMVQLIAKNGNSRETITNEELREYVIHGAAKRLRPKIMTVCVTLFGLVPILWSHGVGSDMMKPIVLPMVGGVFTSAIHILLVTPIIFYMQKEWELNKLGKIDVLDAAH; via the coding sequence ATGAAGACCAACTGGTTTAAAAATATATTCAGAAAAAAAGACAAAGAGAAAGACAGTTACGTTAAAATTCCCGAAGACATTCGGTTGAAGATTATCGAAAAATCATCCTTACAGGTATCCAGAGGCGTATTTTTTTCTACGGTAATCATCGTGGTTTCTTTTCTCCCGGTATTTATGTTGACCGGTCAGGAAGGTAAACTTTTTCATCCGCTGGCGTACACTAAAACATTCATCCTGATTGTTGATGCAATCCTGGTGCTTACCCTTGCCCCGGTGCTCATCTCCTTTTTCATGAAGGGAAAATTTAAGGACGATAATAAAAACCCAATAAACAGAGGCTTGGAACGGATTTACGAACCGCTGATAAGATGGTGCATGAAATGGAAAAAAACCACGCTGGGAATTAATATTTTGGCACTGCTCATCAGTATTCCAATGATAATGAACCTTGGACGTGAGTTTATGCCGCCTTTGGATGAAGGATCCCTGCTCTTTATGCCGGTTACCCTTCCCGATATTTCAAACTCTGAAGCCAAAAGATTACTGCAGGTACAGGATAAAATCATTAAGGGAATTCCGGAAGTGGATCATGTCCTCGGAAAAGCCGGAAGAGCCAACACGGCGACAGATAATTCACCCATCTCCATGATTGAAACCATTATTTTGTTGAAACCGCAAAGCGAATGGCGCGAGGGCAAAACAAAAGATGATCTCATCAATGAGCTGAATGCCAAACTGCAGATTCCAGGCGTAACCAATGGCTGGACCATGCCGATTTCCAACCGAATCAATATGCTTTCAACCGGGATCAGAACGGATGTGGGCGTAAAAGTATACGGACAGAACCTGGACAGTATTGCCGTCCTTTCAGAAAAGATTAAAAAGGAACTCACCGGTATTGAAGGAATAAAAGACATGTACGTAGAACCCATTACCGGCGGAAAATATGTGGACATTCAAGTGAAACGCGAAGAAATAGGAAGATACGGCCTAAGTGTGGATGATGTAAATGCCGTCGTGGAAAGTGCGCTCGGCGGAATGAAACTCACCACCACCGTGGAAGGCCGACAGCGCTTTTCGGTAAATGCCAGATACGGCCAGGATTTCAGAAATAATGTGGAATCTCTGAGAAGACTCCCAATGCAGACGATGGAATTTGGTTCCATTCCGCTAAGTGCAGTGGCGGACATTCGTCTTACAGAAGGACCACCAATGATCAATTCTGAAAATGCCATGTTACGCGGAACTGTTCTGTTCAACGTCCGTGATCGGGATTTAGGCAGTACCGTAGCAGAAGCACAGAAAAAACTCAACAGCATGGTCACCAAAATGCCTAAAGGCTATTTCGTGGAATGGAGCGGCCAGTACGAAAACCTGATTCGAGGAGAGCAGACTTTAAAAATGATTATGCCCCTCGTATTAATCGTGATCTTTCTTTCCATGTACTTTGCATTCAATTCTTACCGCGAAGCTTTCTTTAATCTCATCAGTATTCCTTTTGCCTTAATCGGCGGCGTTTTTATGATTTCGATTTGGGGGGTGAACCTTTCCGTAGCAGTAGCAGTAGGATTTATTGCCCTATTCGGACTTGCGGTGGAAACCGGAATCGTGATGGTCATCTACCTGAACGACGCCATGGTTCAGCTTATTGCAAAAAATGGCAACTCAAGGGAGACCATCACCAATGAAGAACTTCGTGAATATGTCATTCATGGTGCAGCCAAAAGATTAAGACCAAAGATTATGACGGTTTGCGTGACCCTCTTCGGGCTTGTACCCATCCTGTGGAGCCACGGCGTGGGAAGTGATATGATGAAACCAATCGTATTGCCGATGGTTGGTGGTGTTTTCACTTCGGCCATTCACATCCTTTTGGTAACACCAATTATCTTTTATATGCAGAAGGAATGGGAACTGAACAAACTAGGGAAAATTGACGTCCTCGACGCTGCCCATTAA
- a CDS encoding heme-binding domain-containing protein, with translation MRKLNMIGWLAVLVVAIVLVIQVIPVERNVSTVPPGQSFEKTEKVPANVAAILKVSCYDCHSNNTRYPWYSELKPAAWLMARHIKKGKKELNFDEFNDYSKRRKKAKIKSIISQIEKDEMPLKSYLLLHSDSKLTAEERKMLLDFFTSRTNPQ, from the coding sequence ATGAGAAAATTGAATATGATAGGCTGGCTGGCGGTGCTAGTGGTGGCTATTGTTTTAGTCATTCAGGTCATACCGGTGGAGCGTAATGTCTCCACCGTTCCGCCAGGTCAAAGTTTTGAAAAAACCGAAAAGGTGCCCGCCAACGTGGCTGCAATCCTTAAAGTTTCCTGCTATGACTGTCATTCCAATAACACCCGTTATCCCTGGTATTCGGAATTAAAGCCGGCCGCATGGTTGATGGCCAGGCATATTAAAAAAGGTAAAAAAGAACTCAATTTTGATGAGTTCAATGATTATTCAAAAAGACGGAAAAAAGCAAAAATAAAAAGCATAATTAGCCAGATTGAAAAAGACGAAATGCCTTTAAAATCTTATCTACTGTTGCACAGTGATTCCAAATTAACAGCAGAGGAAAGAAAGATGCTGTTAGATTTTTTTACTTCAAGAACAAACCCACAATAA
- a CDS encoding IS4 family transposase, whose translation MDSKLTLFSQIISKIDRGIFKKIVIEKKTDYRNKGFDSWNHLVSMLFCHFAKSTSVRDISNGLRSATGNLNHLGIKTAPSKSSISYQNGKRDADLFKDVYFKLLEQLGQHTKERRIKLKIKVPVYLLDSTLISLCLSLFDWATYRTKKGAVKMHTLLEYDGKLPVYVNITKGSVADNKGAENIPLEKGAVIVADRFYNDFPMLSIWDSKGVFFVIRHKENLKFETLQERELPPKGAQSILKDEEIVLSNPLSKEKYPKKLRRVAIWDNENKQTIEMISNNFSWAASTIAELYKQRWQIEIFFRDIKQLLHIKTFIGTSENAVKIQIWTALITILILKYLKSIAKYNWQLSNLVAFIRLNIFVKINLQFWLDKPFEQPPETPKNYYQGVLF comes from the coding sequence ATGGACTCAAAATTAACATTATTTTCTCAGATTATTTCAAAAATAGACCGAGGGATTTTCAAAAAAATAGTAATTGAGAAGAAAACCGATTACCGAAATAAAGGATTTGATAGTTGGAACCACTTAGTTTCTATGCTTTTCTGTCATTTTGCCAAAAGCACTTCGGTTCGGGACATTTCCAACGGACTTCGCAGTGCCACAGGAAACCTGAATCATTTAGGGATAAAAACAGCACCTTCCAAATCTTCTATTAGCTACCAGAATGGAAAACGAGATGCAGATTTGTTTAAAGACGTGTATTTCAAACTATTAGAACAATTAGGACAGCACACGAAAGAAAGACGGATAAAACTCAAAATAAAAGTTCCTGTCTATTTATTAGATTCTACCCTTATTTCTCTATGCCTGTCTTTGTTCGATTGGGCAACATATCGAACTAAAAAAGGAGCCGTGAAAATGCATACCTTACTTGAATATGACGGGAAACTTCCTGTTTATGTGAATATTACCAAAGGAAGTGTTGCTGATAACAAGGGAGCGGAAAACATTCCTTTGGAAAAGGGAGCAGTCATTGTTGCAGACAGATTCTATAACGATTTTCCAATGCTCTCTATTTGGGACAGCAAAGGTGTTTTCTTCGTAATAAGACATAAAGAAAATCTGAAATTTGAAACTTTACAGGAACGAGAACTTCCACCAAAAGGAGCTCAAAGCATCCTAAAAGACGAAGAAATAGTACTCTCAAATCCTTTATCCAAAGAAAAATATCCAAAAAAATTAAGAAGAGTGGCTATTTGGGATAATGAAAACAAGCAAACCATTGAAATGATTTCCAATAATTTCTCTTGGGCTGCTTCTACCATAGCAGAATTATACAAGCAAAGATGGCAAATTGAGATCTTTTTTAGAGATATCAAGCAGTTGCTTCACATCAAAACCTTCATTGGAACTTCTGAAAATGCAGTGAAAATCCAAATTTGGACGGCACTTATCACTATTCTCATTCTGAAATACCTGAAATCCATCGCTAAATATAATTGGCAATTATCAAATCTGGTAGCTTTTATCCGATTGAATATTTTTGTTAAAATTAATCTTCAATTTTGGCTCGACAAACCATTTGAGCAACCGCCTGAAACCCCCAAAAACTATTATCAAGGGGTTCTTTTTTGA
- a CDS encoding DUF3347 domain-containing protein translates to MKILVFSLLAIGTLALTSCKENKEQKSTTETSMQHDMSMMSDNSAMGDMPMDEKVTVIDAKKTSANLTELYSHYTHLTFALSGDDDKEAVNTAKGILEALPKINKKGFSAEQKKEYAELESSIKEHAQHIADNAGNIDHQREHLDLMSEDFYDLLKDFGTSKTVYKIFCPMYNDNKGAFWLSDSREVKNPYYGKKMASCGEVQEEIK, encoded by the coding sequence ATGAAAATACTAGTATTCAGCCTTTTGGCAATCGGAACATTGGCACTCACTTCTTGTAAAGAAAACAAAGAACAGAAAAGCACTACTGAAACATCCATGCAGCACGATATGAGCATGATGTCTGACAATTCAGCAATGGGCGATATGCCTATGGATGAAAAGGTAACCGTGATTGACGCAAAAAAAACTTCCGCAAATCTTACAGAACTCTATTCCCATTACACCCACCTTACATTTGCACTCTCAGGTGATGATGATAAAGAAGCAGTTAATACAGCCAAAGGAATTCTGGAAGCATTGCCTAAAATAAACAAAAAGGGATTTTCCGCTGAACAGAAAAAAGAATATGCAGAACTGGAATCAAGCATTAAGGAACACGCACAGCATATTGCGGATAATGCCGGAAACATTGATCATCAGCGCGAACATCTGGATTTAATGAGTGAAGATTTTTACGACCTGCTGAAAGACTTCGGAACATCAAAAACGGTGTACAAAATATTTTGTCCAATGTATAACGATAACAAAGGCGCTTTTTGGCTTAGTGATTCACGTGAGGTGAAGAACCCTTATTACGGCAAAAAAATGGCTTCATGTGGTGAGGTTCAGGAAGAAATTAAGTAA
- a CDS encoding efflux RND transporter periplasmic adaptor subunit: protein MKFNILMLALLVFLYSCKKEEDPHAGHDIYYTCSMHPQVVSDKPGKCPICHMDLVPVEKKKNTDPNEIILNDEQVKLGNIKTVALSDGSMADKLTLTGTLNFNQYQMQAVSSRVMGRVERLYYKNIGDFVPKGAPLVDIYSEELNNAKQEYLLALERRKLFVGNTSIDFDQLLQSSRNKLYLWGMSESQIKQLERSGKATPTTTVFSNAAGYITDLSIAEGDYLAEGGTIVNLADLSSLWAEAQVYSSQMALLQKDSKVTVYIPDLDNLKINGKVDFTNPEISASSRINLVRISVPNKGNLLKPGMPVYVLVENKSRDGLSMPVDAVIRNGKSSTVWVKTAKNTFVNRMVETGLEYEDRIEITSGIKAGDEVVVSGAYLLNSEYIFKKGVDPMAGHDMSTM from the coding sequence ATGAAATTTAATATTTTAATGCTGGCCTTGCTGGTTTTTCTTTACTCCTGTAAAAAGGAGGAAGATCCGCATGCCGGCCACGATATCTACTACACCTGTTCCATGCACCCGCAGGTAGTCTCCGATAAACCCGGAAAATGCCCCATTTGTCACATGGATTTGGTGCCTGTCGAGAAGAAAAAGAATACTGATCCTAACGAAATTATCTTGAATGACGAGCAGGTTAAACTTGGGAATATCAAAACAGTCGCGCTATCTGATGGGTCTATGGCCGACAAACTTACCCTGACTGGAACACTCAATTTTAATCAGTACCAAATGCAGGCAGTAAGTTCCAGAGTAATGGGCAGAGTTGAACGGTTGTATTATAAAAACATTGGCGATTTTGTTCCGAAGGGGGCGCCGTTGGTCGATATTTACAGTGAAGAACTCAATAATGCAAAGCAGGAATATTTGCTGGCATTAGAAAGACGCAAACTGTTTGTCGGCAATACTTCCATTGATTTTGATCAGTTGCTCCAAAGTTCCCGCAACAAGCTTTATTTATGGGGAATGTCCGAAAGCCAGATCAAACAGTTGGAAAGATCAGGAAAAGCCACACCTACTACTACCGTGTTCAGCAATGCAGCCGGGTACATCACCGATCTGAGCATTGCTGAAGGTGATTATCTTGCGGAAGGCGGCACCATCGTGAATCTGGCAGACCTTTCATCGCTGTGGGCGGAGGCGCAGGTTTATTCCTCTCAAATGGCTCTCCTTCAGAAAGACAGCAAGGTCACCGTATATATTCCCGATCTGGATAATTTGAAGATTAATGGGAAGGTTGATTTTACAAACCCTGAAATAAGCGCCTCCAGCAGGATAAATCTGGTTCGCATTTCCGTGCCCAACAAAGGAAATCTGCTGAAACCCGGCATGCCGGTATATGTTCTGGTGGAAAACAAATCCCGTGATGGTCTTTCAATGCCTGTGGATGCGGTAATCAGGAATGGCAAATCTTCCACGGTGTGGGTGAAAACCGCGAAGAACACCTTCGTCAACAGAATGGTGGAAACGGGTCTCGAATATGAAGACAGAATAGAAATCACATCCGGAATTAAGGCGGGGGACGAAGTAGTGGTTTCCGGGGCCTATCTGCTGAACAGTGAATACATATTCAAGAAAGGGGTTGATCCCATGGCGGGTCACGATATGAGCACCATGTAA
- a CDS encoding TolC family protein, with the protein MKKLIITAVLAFLYTTIDAQQMSLPAVMDSIAANHPVVKMYNAEIRSMDAAAKGARSWMPPTVGAGFFMTPYNAKLWQRDGDMLGMGSVAVSVEQMFPNRKKLNANENLMKAMSAVEKEKLYAALNENFQDAKKLYYSSIVLDKKLKVVKENEKMLDFMIRNAEIRYKNGLSKISAYYKAKAALGSSKNMQLMYENDLRVNRIRLNALMGRDPLAPLEIEPEYNLNDYSLETFGQDLFYQNRSDLRGIDREINIAKLKQDLEKQNLKPEFGVKFENMFGFGGQPMQFSLMLMAKLPFVSWASGMNKANIESLKLKEEALQAQKEMMVNEYSGMAYGMRNELDLNKNQLKLYEDTIIPALKNNYKSMQLGYEQNTEELFMLYDAWEQLNMAQLEYFEILTKALQTQTEIDRLIERR; encoded by the coding sequence ATGAAAAAATTAATAATAACAGCAGTACTGGCCTTCCTTTACACTACCATTGATGCTCAGCAAATGTCCCTGCCCGCAGTAATGGACAGTATCGCAGCCAACCATCCGGTGGTAAAAATGTACAATGCCGAAATCCGGTCAATGGATGCTGCCGCAAAAGGAGCAAGAAGCTGGATGCCTCCAACCGTAGGAGCAGGTTTCTTTATGACGCCCTATAATGCAAAACTCTGGCAGCGCGACGGCGATATGCTCGGCATGGGCTCAGTAGCAGTTTCGGTGGAACAGATGTTTCCTAACAGAAAGAAACTCAACGCCAACGAAAATCTGATGAAGGCAATGTCTGCTGTAGAAAAGGAAAAACTTTATGCCGCCCTCAATGAAAACTTTCAGGATGCAAAAAAACTGTATTACAGTTCCATTGTCCTGGATAAAAAGCTGAAGGTCGTTAAGGAAAACGAAAAGATGCTGGACTTTATGATTAGAAACGCCGAAATCCGGTACAAAAACGGACTTTCCAAAATATCCGCCTATTACAAAGCCAAAGCGGCTCTCGGAAGTTCAAAAAACATGCAGCTCATGTATGAGAATGACCTGCGCGTCAACCGCATCCGGTTGAATGCCCTCATGGGAAGAGACCCGCTCGCGCCACTGGAGATTGAACCGGAATACAACCTGAATGATTATTCTCTCGAGACTTTTGGTCAGGATCTATTTTATCAGAACAGAAGTGATCTCCGCGGCATCGACCGGGAAATCAATATTGCCAAACTCAAACAGGATCTGGAAAAGCAGAATCTAAAGCCGGAATTTGGCGTAAAGTTCGAAAACATGTTTGGTTTTGGCGGCCAGCCCATGCAGTTTTCTCTGATGCTGATGGCAAAACTGCCTTTCGTATCCTGGGCTTCAGGCATGAATAAAGCCAATATTGAAAGCCTGAAACTGAAAGAAGAAGCCTTGCAGGCACAGAAAGAAATGATGGTTAACGAATACAGCGGAATGGCCTACGGAATGCGCAATGAACTGGATCTGAATAAAAATCAGCTGAAACTCTATGAAGACACCATTATTCCGGCCTTAAAAAACAACTACAAATCCATGCAGTTGGGCTATGAGCAGAATACGGAAGAACTCTTCATGTTATATGACGCATGGGAACAGCTGAATATGGCCCAACTGGAATATTTCGAGATCCTTACCAAAGCACTGCAGACGCAAACTGAAATTGACCGCTTAATTGAAAGAAGATGA
- a CDS encoding efflux RND transporter periplasmic adaptor subunit translates to MRKIIIFTMLLFGLTACDKVKFWEDKHSAEAAMHTYTCPMHPEVISDKPGKCPKCGMDLVLKDAPEKKEEGIKLDDLLKPTNEFVVSEQPVIKVKRENIPTTVDALGTVEYDTRQIGSISSRVAGRIEKLYVRYKYQKVSKGQRILDIYSPELLTAQQNLLFVIKNDRSNKTMIDASRQKLLLLGMPASQIQKVIQRGKPDLTVPVFSNYSGHIQQAGSAGSMGSSPQSAPAMASNNAVTAELPLKEGMYLQKGQNIFSVYNPNRTWALINIFSEDIALVSKGQSVMIIPEANPENRFKGIIGFIEPFFRQGSKTVTARVYFDNSTAKIPVGSQVKAEIMSHNRMADWLPKSAVVSLGIDKIAFKKVEGGFIAHKVVTGAVVGDKIQIVSGLLPEDGVAENAQYLMDSESFIKINR, encoded by the coding sequence ATGAGAAAAATTATAATATTCACTATGCTTTTATTTGGTTTGACGGCGTGTGACAAAGTTAAGTTCTGGGAAGATAAGCACTCGGCAGAAGCTGCAATGCATACTTATACCTGTCCGATGCACCCGGAAGTGATTTCAGACAAACCCGGCAAATGTCCCAAATGTGGGATGGATTTGGTCCTGAAAGATGCCCCTGAAAAAAAGGAAGAGGGGATTAAACTCGACGATCTGTTGAAACCAACCAATGAATTTGTAGTGTCGGAACAGCCCGTAATAAAAGTAAAAAGAGAAAACATACCCACCACGGTTGATGCTTTAGGGACGGTAGAATACGATACTCGACAGATTGGCAGTATTTCCTCACGCGTTGCGGGCCGTATCGAGAAACTCTATGTGCGGTATAAATACCAGAAAGTGTCGAAAGGGCAGCGTATTTTAGATATATACAGCCCGGAACTTTTAACCGCACAGCAAAACCTGCTCTTCGTTATTAAAAATGACCGCTCAAACAAAACAATGATCGATGCTTCACGCCAGAAACTCCTTCTTTTGGGAATGCCGGCTTCACAGATACAGAAAGTCATCCAGCGAGGGAAACCTGATCTCACAGTTCCGGTTTTCAGCAATTACAGCGGACACATTCAGCAGGCAGGATCGGCCGGAAGCATGGGGTCATCACCACAATCTGCACCCGCAATGGCTTCAAATAACGCGGTCACCGCTGAACTACCCCTAAAAGAGGGAATGTATCTCCAGAAAGGACAGAATATTTTCAGTGTCTACAATCCCAACAGAACCTGGGCCCTGATCAATATTTTCTCTGAAGACATTGCACTGGTCAGCAAAGGACAGTCAGTCATGATCATCCCTGAAGCCAATCCTGAAAATCGCTTCAAAGGAATCATCGGTTTTATTGAACCCTTTTTCAGGCAGGGCAGCAAAACCGTAACGGCGCGCGTCTATTTTGATAATTCCACCGCAAAAATTCCTGTCGGAAGTCAGGTTAAAGCGGAGATTATGAGCCACAACAGAATGGCAGATTGGCTGCCGAAATCAGCAGTGGTTTCTTTGGGGATTGATAAAATTGCGTTCAAAAAAGTTGAAGGCGGTTTTATTGCCCACAAGGTTGTTACCGGCGCGGTGGTAGGCGATAAAATTCAGATCGTCAGTGGTTTGCTTCCTGAAGATGGAGTTGCCGAAAATGCACAGTACCTGATGGACAGCGAAAGTTTCATAAAAATTAACAGATAA
- a CDS encoding efflux RND transporter permease subunit produces MIQNLIKLSLRNRYFVLLIAIGLFIWGIFAVRDNPIDAIPDLSENQVIVFTEWMGRSPQIIEDQVTFPLVSNLQGIPKIKNIRASSMFGMSFVYVIFEDNVDIYWARTRVMERLNYAQRLLPQDVTPTLGPDGTGVGHVFWYHFDAPKMDLGDQRALQDWYVKFALQTVPGVAEVASFGGFEKQYQLIVDPVKLQYYNVSLMEVMNKVKANNNDVGGRKFEMADMAYVIRGLGYIKNVADIEEIAVGNYNGIPVRVKDIGSVQMGGDLRLGIFDADGEGEVVGGIVVARYGENADKVINDVKEKMKDVEKGLPEGVTFKTSYDRSTLIEGAIDNIKTKLIEEIIVVAIIVILFLFHWRSALSIIIQIPVTIAISFILLNAFGLSSNIMSLTGIALAIGVIVDNGIIMSENAYKNLSDWQNHQQNKNP; encoded by the coding sequence ATGATTCAAAATTTAATCAAACTCTCCCTCCGCAACAGGTATTTCGTTTTGCTGATTGCAATCGGCCTTTTTATCTGGGGTATTTTTGCGGTAAGGGACAATCCCATCGATGCCATTCCGGATCTGAGTGAGAACCAGGTCATCGTTTTTACCGAGTGGATGGGCAGAAGTCCCCAGATTATTGAAGATCAGGTGACTTTTCCTCTGGTCAGCAACCTTCAGGGAATACCGAAAATTAAGAACATCCGCGCCTCTTCCATGTTTGGGATGAGCTTCGTGTATGTTATTTTCGAAGATAACGTGGACATTTACTGGGCCAGAACCCGGGTAATGGAACGGCTCAACTATGCCCAACGCCTACTCCCGCAAGACGTAACGCCTACGCTCGGACCGGATGGCACCGGTGTTGGTCACGTTTTCTGGTACCATTTTGATGCACCCAAAATGGATTTGGGAGACCAGCGCGCACTCCAGGACTGGTACGTGAAATTTGCCTTGCAGACGGTTCCCGGTGTCGCGGAAGTGGCATCCTTTGGCGGCTTCGAAAAACAGTACCAACTTATCGTAGATCCTGTAAAATTGCAGTATTACAACGTCTCCCTCATGGAGGTGATGAATAAGGTAAAGGCTAACAACAACGATGTAGGAGGACGGAAATTTGAGATGGCCGATATGGCCTACGTCATCCGTGGACTTGGTTACATTAAGAATGTAGCCGATATCGAAGAAATCGCGGTGGGAAATTACAACGGTATTCCCGTGCGGGTGAAAGATATTGGCTCGGTACAAATGGGTGGAGATCTTCGGCTGGGTATTTTTGATGCGGACGGTGAAGGTGAAGTCGTGGGCGGTATCGTGGTGGCACGGTATGGCGAAAATGCGGATAAGGTCATCAACGATGTGAAAGAGAAAATGAAGGACGTTGAAAAAGGACTCCCTGAAGGCGTCACCTTCAAGACATCGTACGACCGCAGTACGCTGATTGAAGGGGCAATAGACAATATTAAAACCAAGCTGATTGAAGAAATTATCGTGGTGGCAATCATTGTTATTCTGTTCCTATTCCACTGGCGAAGTGCATTGAGCATCATCATTCAGATTCCGGTCACCATTGCCATCAGTTTTATTCTGCTCAATGCGTTTGGACTCTCCTCCAATATCATGTCCCTTACAGGAATTGCACTGGCAATTGGGGTGATTGTAGATAACGGAATTATCATGTCCGAAAATGCCTATAAAAATCTCTCCGATTGGCAGAACCATCAACAAAATAAAAACCCATAA